The following proteins come from a genomic window of Salvia hispanica cultivar TCC Black 2014 chromosome 4, UniMelb_Shisp_WGS_1.0, whole genome shotgun sequence:
- the LOC125217755 gene encoding phytochrome A-associated F-box protein-like, whose amino-acid sequence MCESAFSSLSDDVILNIFYKLADDPRVWARIACVSTKFSALIRTVCCRTKCAQSIPAVVSDLHPEAAPPSAWSSLYKLSVCCPGLLHSGVLLENSDFGLEREIGPDQIYQEHRLSRAAETAGEEVASSSSRDRQPVVSVPDGVWSLYDDLLFDTLYSDSTALAAEATPEMTEIQPELAETEDRNPDAAPCKKRKISRSHRSHLASGIWNLSREQGNKLLASRFKGDSLYICDWPGCVHVEEKRNYMLFRGIFKNFKQSRVWRTINDGCRSRIDLNCAFCASKQTWDLHSSFCLRRYFGFHDDGEPVVRAYVCENGHVSGAWTDWPLYT is encoded by the coding sequence ATGTGTGAAAGCGCTTTCTCGAGCCTCTCCGACGACGTCATCCTCAACATATTCTACAAGCTCGCCGACGATCCTAGGGTTTGGGCTCGGATCGCCTGCGTCTCCACCAAATTCTCCGCCCTAATCCGGACCGTCTGCTGCAGAACCAAATGCGCGCAATCGATCCCCGCCGTCGTCTCCGATCTCCACCCGGAGGCGGCGCCGCCGAGCGCCTGGTCCTCTCTCTACAAGCTCTCCGTCTGCTGCCCCGGCCTCCTCCACTCCGGCGTCCTCCTCGAGAACTCCGATTTCGGCCTCGAGCGCGAGATCGGACCCGATCAGATTTATCAGGAGCACCGATTGTCACGAGCGGCGGAAACCGCCGGAGAAGAAGTTGCTTCTTCCAGCAGCCGCGATCGGCAACCGGTGGTCTCCGTTCCTGATGGCGTGTGGTCGCTTTACGATGATTTGCTGTTTGATACTCTGTACAGCGACTCCACTGCGCTGGCGGCTGAGGCGACGCCGGAAATGACCGAAATCCAGCCTGAGTTGGCGGAGACGGAGGATCGGAATCCCGACGCCGCTCCTTGTAAGAAGAGGAAGATTTCTAGGTCACACAGGTCGCATTTGGCGTCGGGGATTTGGAATCTGAGCCGTGAGCAGGGGAATAAGCTGCTCGCCAGCAGATTCAAGGGGGATAGTCTGTACATTTGCGATTGGCCGGGGTGTGTTCATGTTGAGGAGAAGAGGAATTACATGTTATTTAGGGGGATTTTTAAGAATTTCAAGCAATCGAGGGTTTGGAGAACGATCAACGATGGGTGTAGGAGCAGGATTGATTTGAATTGTGCGTTTTGCGCGTCGAAACAGACATGGGATTTGCATTCATCGTTTTGTTTGAGGAGATATTTTGGCTTCCATGACGACGGGGAGCCAGTCGTTAGAGCCTATGTTTGCGAAAATGGGCATGTTTCCGGAGCGTGGACTGATTGGCCTTTGTACACTTGA
- the LOC125222307 gene encoding serine/arginine-rich-splicing factor SR34-like, with protein sequence MSRSSRTLYVGNLPGDVREREVEDLFYKYGPIVHIDLKIPPRPPGYAFVEFEESRDAEDAIRGRDGYDFDGHRLRVELAHGGRGNSSSADRHTGSRGPRGGVSRRSEYRVLITGLPQSASWQDLKDHMRRAGDVCFSQVFHEGSGKTGIVDYTNFDDMKYAIKKLDGSEFRNAFSRGRVHVKEYDSSRSRSRSRSRSRSPAYSKGRSNGRSKSKSPSVSRSRSRRFNTSASPKKRGLSRSLSRSKSPSQSRSRSRSR encoded by the exons ATGAGTCGCTCTAGCAGAACTCTCTATGTTGGCAACCTTCCTGGGGACGTTCGTGAGCGCGAGGTGGAGGATCTTTTTTacaag TATGGACCAATTGTGCATATTGATCTTAAAATCCCCCCAAGGCCTCCAGGCTATGCTTTTGTTGAG TTTGAAGAGTCAAGGGATGCTGAAGATGCCATACGAGGGCGTGATGGCTATGATTTTGATGGGCATCGCCTACGG GTTGAGCTAGCACATGGTGGGCGTGGTAACTCATCATCGGCAGATCGTCATACTGGAAGTCGTGGTCCCCGAGGAGGAGTTTCTAGGCGCTCAGAATATAGAG TTTTAATCACCGGCTTGCCTCAGTCAGCTTCATGGCAAGATCTTAAG GATCATATGCGTCGAGCTGGAGACGTTTGCTTCTCACAAGTTTTCCACGAGGGGAGTG GAAAGACAGGGATAGTAGACTACACAAATTTTGATGACATGAAATATGCT ATCAAGAAGCTCGATGGTTCTGAGTTTCGGAATGCTTTCTCACGGGGAAGAGTGCAT GTGAAAGAATATGATTCCAGTCGCTCTAGAAGCCGCAGCCGCAGTCGTAGTCGCAGTCCGGCCTACTCAAAAGGAAGGAGCAATGGTCGAAGCAAGAGCAAAAGCCCAAGTGTTAGCCGTAGCAGGAGCAGAAGGTTCA ATACAAGTGCAAGTCCCAAAAAACGGGGTTTAAGCAGAAGCCTTAGCCGTAGCAAGAGCCCAAGCCAGAGCCGAAGCAGGAGCCGTTCCAG gTGA